CGTCTTTCAGGTCGGTCCGGTCCTGCTCACTGAGGTCACTCAGGTCGGCAAGGCCGTCCACTTTACCGGAGAAGCTGCCATAATGGCCTCCAATGATATAAAGGTCGATGATCACCCGTTTGTGCACATTGAATTGTCCCCCCAGGATGATGCCGCCGCCGATGCCGCTGCTTTTTCCCTTGAACGGTACGCGGGTGGTGGTGCCCAGCTCACTTTCGAAATCGTAGGGATAATCATAGGTGAAGGAGGCATACCTGCCGTACACGCCGGCGTAAAAGCCTTTGGCGCCGGGCCGGCGGCCGGTGTAGAAGCGCACTTCCGCCGTAAGGGCATTGCCGCTCATTTTCAGCTGGTCCAGCTGTTCGTTGATATCGCTGTCCCCCTCCTCAAAATATTTCATCACCTCTTTTGTGAGGGCCGTTTGGGTCATATGGGTATTGGGCATGTGGCGCCAGCCGAGGGAAGCGGAAATCTTGCGGGCGATCAGCCGCTCATAGGTCAGGCTATAGTTGTTCAGTGCCAGCGTGGAGAGGTTGGTTTTGATGATGTTGCTGAAATAAGGCTGGTTGCGTAATCCCGTGCTGCGGTCTGGCGCTTCCGCCGCAGTGGTGGCGGGATCTTCGGTTGATGGTGGTATTTCCTGCGCGGATGCCCCCAGGCAAAAGCATAGTGCTACGGAAGCCGACAGTGCTGCTCGTTTCATAGTTACAGGGATTTTGATATGTTGCAAAATTAAATCATGTGATTTAATGCGCAATACCTAGTTCTAAGTATTTCAGGGAGTTCAGACCAGGTAGCTCACCCCTTCAAGCGCCAGTTCGGTATGGGGGAAAACCGGCAGGGATTCTTCGAGGAAGGGTTCCAGTTCCGTGTATTTGGAGGAAAAGTGGCCGATAAGCAGCCGTTTGGCTTCTGCTTTGAGCGCCAGGGTGGCGGCTTGTACGGATGTGCTGTGATAGCGGTCCGCGGCACGCTGCGCCAGGTCGTGCAGGTAGGTGGCCTCATGATAAACCAGGTCCGCCCCCTGGATGTGGGGAATAAGGCCTTCGTCATAGATGGAATCGGCGCAGTACACGTAGCGCTTGCCTTTGGGCGGCGGAAGGGTCACCCAGTCGTTTTTGACCAAAGTGCCGTCTTTCCGCTGATAATCAGCGCCTTCCTGCAGACGGGAAAAGAATGCGGCGGGAATGTCATACACGCGGGCCTGCTCCGGAATGAGCCGGCGTTTCCGGCGCTGCATCGAAAATGAGAAACCATAGCAGGGGATGCGGTGCCGGGTGGGAAAGCAGTGAACTTCCATATCCTTTTCCGAAAACAGCAGTCCGGTCCTTTCCGGCAGCAGGGCATGGAATTGAAGGTCGAATTTCAGTACGGTAGCGGCGCTGCGCAGTTGCAGCTGGATGATCTCTTCCAGTTCCGGCGGTCCGTAAACGGATAGCGGATCGGTACGGCCCAGGAGGCTGAGGCTGTTGATCAGCCCGATCAAACCGAAGTAGTGGTCGCCATGAAGATGACTGATGAGGATATGCCGGATCCTGCTGCGCCTGACCTTGTAGCGGGTCAGTTGCATCTGGGTGCCTTCTCCGCAATCCACCAGTATCAGCTGATCGTTATAGGTGATCACCTGTGCGGTGGGATGCCGGTCCGGGGTGGGAATGGCCGAGTTATTACCGAGAATGGTTACAGCGAACATATAACGAAAATAGTCAATCATTAACAATTTGGGGCAGGTGGCGTATTTTCAGGCGTTCAATGGGGATTATTCCGAGCCAAGGTCCAGGTCGCGCTCGAAATCTTCCATCATAACCATATCAATAGCTTCGGATTCAGTAGGAACGATGTTCTGCATCTCCGGATAGGTTTCCGAGAGTGTAGTCGTTAAAGTTCTGTTAAGGTGGGCAATAGCTGCCGAAAGCCCGCGTTCATACTGGCGATGATATACTGTAAAAATGGCTTTCAGGCCGGATTCATCTGCCGACTGAAGGGAATGCAGGTCCAGTATAAGGTTCTTCTCTTCCAGTCCGGGTATATTCCCTATAGCATTGACCAGTTCATCTGACATTTTAGCATCCAGTGTTGTTTCTTCCAGCCGGAATATCACTATTTTTTCTTTGGTATCAATTTTGAATTGCATAATGCCGGATGTTATTTTCTTACATTTAAAAAAAGGATTCATCGCTTAAAGGAACCCTCGCCATTAAGATCCTTGCCTGAAGTATCGCATACAATACAAGACATCCTTCTTCTCGTAAGTATATAAGACAGGACCTTCCAAAACAAAAGTAAATCTAATGTATAAATGTGCAAGGATAAAAAGTAAATCCAAATTTATTTGGTAATATTGTATAAGCAAGCCCCCGTAAGGGTTTAACCAAAAAATCATCTACAATGGATCAGAATTTTTCACCGCAAGTCAAGGAGATCATTTCGTTCAGCAGGGAGGAGGCTTTACGCTTGGGAAATGATTTCATCGGTACGGAACACCTGCTGCTGGGTATTATTCGGGAAGGTGAAGGGACGGCTGTTAAAATTCTACAGGCTTTGAACGTGGATCTTTATGAACTGCGCAAAGAAGTGGAACTGGCTATTAAAGATAAGACGGGCAAGAATATCGCGAATATCAACAGTTTACCTTTAACGAGGCAGGCAGAGAAAGTGATCCGTGTTACCGTGCTGGAAGCAAAGGCGCTCAAGAGCCCTACCGTTGAGACAGAACATCTCATGCTTTCCATCCTCAAGAATAAAGAAAACGTATGTACTCAAATCCTTCAACAGTTTGATGTGGACTACGATACCTTCAAAAACGAACTGGGCTTCGTAAAATCTGCCGATCCGAAAGCAGAATTCGATGACCCCGGAGAAGAGGAGTTCGAGGACGAACGGAAAAGTTACGCTTCCAAAGCGAAACAGACCAATACCAAGTCCAAGACCCCTGTACTCGACAATTTTGGCCGTGATATCACCAAGCTTGCCGAAAGCGGCAGCCTGGACCCCATCGTTGGCCGCGAGCAGGAAATAGAGCGTGTATCGCAGATACTTTCCCGCCGTAAAAAGAACAATCCCATCCTCATCGGTGAACCTGGTGTGGGTAAGACCGCCATCGTGGAAGGCCTGGCTCTCCGCATCGTGCAGCGCAAGGTGTCCCGCGTGCTGTTCGACAAAAGGGTGGTTAGCTTGGATCTCGCCGCGCTGGTTGCCGGAACCAAATACCGCGGCCAGTTCGAGGAAAGGATGAAAGCCATCATGAACGAACTCGAAAAGAACCGTGATGTGATCCTGTTCATCGACGAGATACACACCATCGTAGGCGCCGGAGGCGCTTCCGGTTCACTCGACGCGTCCAATATCTTCAAACCCGCTCTCGCCCGTGGCGAACTGCAGTGCATCGGCGCTTCCACACTGGATGAATACCGCATGTACATCGAAAAGGACGGCGCGCTCGACCGGAGGTTCCAGAAAGTAATGGTAGATCCCCCCACCGTGGAGGAAACCATCATGATCCTCAACAACATCAAACCGCGCTACGAAGAATATCATAACGTCAGCTATGCCGATGATGCCATCGATGCCTGCGTGAAGCTCAGCGACCGCTACATGACGGACCGTCTGCTGCCTGATAAAGCCATCGACGTGCTGGATGAGGTAGGCGCACGCGTGCATCTGAAAAACATCAATGTCCCGCAGAATATCCTCGACCTGGAAAAACAGATCGAAGACATCAAACAGGAAAAAAATAAAGTAGTGAAGAGCCAGCGCTTCGAAGAAGCCGCTGCCCTGCGCGACACCGAAAAGAAACTCGGAGAAGACCTCGAAAAGGCCAAAGGCGAGTGGGAAGAAGAAGTGAAGCACAAACGCTACCCCATTGATGAAGAAGCCATTGCGGAAGTGGTGAGCATGATGACCGGCATCCCCGTAAAAAGGATGGTGCAGGCGGAGAATGAGAAGCTGCGCAGGATGGGTGAAGACCTGAAGAGCGCCGTGGTAGGGCAGGAAGAGGCCATCAGCAAGGTGACCAAAGCCATCCAGCGTAACCGCGTAGGCCTGAAAGATCCCAAGAAGCCCATCGGCACATTCATCTTCCTCGGCCCCACCGGCGTTGGTAAAACAGAGCTGGCAAAAGCCCTCGCCAAATATATGTTCGACTCTGAAGATGCGCTTATCCGCATCGACATGAGCGAATACATGGAAAAATTCTCCGTAAGCCGCCTCATCGGCGCGCCTCCGGGATATGTAGGATACGAAGAAGGCGGGCAGCTCACCGAAAAAGTACGCCGCAAACCCTACTCCGTGATCCTGCTGGACGAGATCGAGAAAGCTCACCCGGATATCTACAACATCCTGCTGCAAGTGCTGGATGACGGTATCCTGACGGATGGCCTGGGCCGGAAAGTGGACTTCAAGAACACGCTCATCATCATGACCTCCAATATCGGTGTACGTCAGCTGAAAGACTTCGGTGCAGGGGTTGGTTTCACCACCAGTGCACGCGCCGTAAACGAAGAAGACAACACCAAGGCCGTGATCGAGAAAGCGCTGAAACGTACCTTCTCCCCCGAGTTCCTGAACAGGATCGATGATGTCATCATCTTCAACTCCCTGTCCAAAGAACATATCTATACCATCATAGATATCACCATGAAGGGAGTGCTGGTGCGCCTGCAGAACCTGGGCTTCAGCCTGGAACTGACAGAGGAGGCCAAAGGCTTCCTGGCCGAAAAAGGGTACGACCAGCAGTTCGGCGCCCGTCCGCTGCACCGCGCCATCCAGAAATACCTGGAAGATCCCCTGGCCGAAGAGATCCTCAATATGAACATTCATAACGGGGATATCCTCATCGCGGATCTCGACAAGGAGAATCAAAAACTCGTGTTCACCCTGAAGAACCCCTCCAGGAGCAAACCCGAAAAATCAGAAGCATAATTCACACTATTCATATAGTCGAAAGGCCACCCGAGACGGTGGCCTTTTTTGTTATGTTAACATCCTTCCCCGCGCCAAATAACTGAGAATCACCCCGCTCTGTTACCGGAATATTAAATAACCAAAAAACATTATAAATATTATGTATTAATCAAATTATATATGTAATATTGTATATGCATTATAGTCCTGCGAAATAAGACAGCTTGCAAGACAAAACATGGGGACAGGCGGGATCAATTTTGCAGACGCAAGAATGGAGCAAACCATAAACTGATAAACCTATATTTCAACCTATTCCTATGAGAAAATCGTTACGTATTGCCAGTATGGTACTGGCATCGCTGTTGTTCTTCTCTTACAACAGCCTGAAAGCACAGGTCAAGATCGGGGGGAATCCCGCGGTTGTTGATCCAAACGCCCTCCTTGAGCTGGAGAGCAACCGGAAAGGCTTTCTTCTTCCCCGTTTGAACAACGATGGTTTTGATGCCATAATTGCCGCCAATGCCACAGTGGGTATGGTGGTGTATTATACGGGCACCAACTACGACGGGGCGGGCCTTTATGTAAAGCAAACCACCGGTACCACTATAACAAGCTGGGCCAAGCTGGCCGGAGCGGACCTGGCGGACGGGACCTGGAAGATCGCCGGTAACACCGGTACCAATCCCGCTACGCAATTCATCGGTACGCTCGACAATCAGCCCGTAGTATTCCGGACCGATGCGGTGGAACGCTTCAGGATCTCTGCCACAGGGGAATTTTTGCTGGATAATACCGGCATTCCGGTAGATAACGCCGAGAACCAGGTGCTTTTGCTGGCTGCGGATGGCACGGTAAAACGGAAAACACTGAACCTGACCATGGTGGAGTCCCTGAGCGGCAAAACCGGTCCGGTTGACCTGAAAATACTGGCAGGCACCGGCTTTGAAGCGGAAGAAGTGGACCTGACCGTACCTGGCGAGATCACATTGAACCTGCCGGTAATGAGCGGCGGGGTGGCTACACAGCCATATGGTTTCATGCGCCTGGAAGACTGGGAAAAACTGAATCACCTGACCACCAGCGGTATCACCGTAGGCACCCTTGTAACAGACGAATCTCAGGGCGCTTCCGGTGCAAAGATCACTGCCGATGGAGACGGCGGTTACGAGATCGCATTGGGTGAGGCTACCGAGAATGTACCGGGGGTAGTAGGAACAGGAGTGCAATCTTTTGCGGGAGACAAGACCTTCACCGGCCTTACCACCTTCAGCAATAATGTGGCTATCGACAATGGTGTGGGTGGAGACCTGCTGGTGAGAGGCAAACTGAATATCGGTTACCCCACTTTGTATAATCCTGTACCCGCTCCTGCATCCTATAATCTGCTGGTGCAGGAAGGGCCAGCCGCAACGGAAGTAAAAAGGTTCAATCTCCCCTCCTGGAAACTGGATGGCGGCCTTGCCTCGGTGAATGGCGTTGTCGGAGCCGTAGCAGACGGCGAATTGACGCTCCTGGCGGGAACAACCGGTACCGAGCCGAATATCGTTCCGGACGCACTTGCCAATACCGTTACCATCAATATCCCTAACGCCGCTCCCGCCAATACCGCTGGTCTGGTAACGAATGCGGACCAGGAATTTGCCGGTAACAAACTCTTCGGCGGAAATGTGACCGTATCCGGTGGAAATGTAACCGTGAACAGCGCTACGGCCGGTAATTCCAACCTTAGCGTAAACGGTTCTATCGGCGTGAAGTTCCGCAGGCTGACCACCAATGGCAATATTGATGTGGATGATTACATGATCTTCGTTAAACCCACCGGCAGCACGGACGTTACGGTAACTTTACCTGATCCCGCAGGTTGCTCCGGCAGGGTGTACGTCATCAAAAGAGAAGCAAAGGCTTTCCCGATCGATGAACTGCAGGAAGATTTCAGCGTGATCGTTGCCACAATGGGCGGCACCGGCAAATTCCACGGTGAGAACACTACGCCGATCACTGTGCCCAATACTACACTCAACCTGATGTCTGACGGTACGAACTGGCAGATCATGAGCAGAGGATCAGGCTTATAATCTGATATGATGGAATGGGTGCAGGATAAACATCCATTCCATCACTATCAATTCAGCGAATCTTGTCTCTGAACCCTACGCTTAAAATTCTGATGAACAGATTGAATGGACATTTCAAAAAAGCATTTTTATTACCGGCATATCTGCTCTGCGCATTTTCTTCCGCTGCGCAATTGAAGATCGGCGGAGAATCCGCCGCTATCCGCGGAGATGCCGCACTGGAACTGGGTACCACACGAAAAGGCCTCTTGTTGCCGCGTGTCGGTAATGCGGCATTGAGTGCTTCCCCGCTGGACACTGCGGCCAATGGGATGTTGCTCTTCAATACCGGCACCAACAGCCTGATGGTGAAGAACGGCAGCGGTGCAGCCGGATGGAAACAGGTGGCCGATGCCTCCGCGCTGGATTATCTCTGGACGATGGCGGGCAATGCGAATGCAGATGATACGCATTTTCTCGGCACCGCCGGTATGCAGCCGCTTATATTCAAAACAAATCTTTCAGAGGCCATGCGCATAGATCCCGCAGGGAACATTGGCATCGGCACTTCATATCCCTCCTCCCGCCTTCATGTAAATGGATCACTGGCTACCAACCTCGTGATCGCTGCAACAGATTTCTCCGTTGCGGACTCCAACAGCGTGATCATCATGAACAATGCTGCGGACGCAACGCTTACACTCCAGTCCGCCGCCGCAAACCGCGGCCGCGCACTGGAAATTGTTTCGTATAACCTCGGTAAAATAATTTATGCCGGCGCTGATGTGAAAACACAGACAGGGGCCGGACAAACAGTATTGCTGCCCGGATACTCCGTCAGGATCGTAAGCGACGGAACGGACTGGGTGGTAACATCCCGTCAGCGGAATGGCCTGCCTATGTACCTGGCCACTGCACCGGGCACGGAAGAAGGAGAAGCACCCCGCGACTATGATGCTTTTGTGGACAAAGGCTCCGGCCTTTTCCTGACAGACGGCATCACCAATCCCGCTAACCCCATTCCCGGTGAAACGGCGGCGTTCAGCGCCACCTGGCAGGGAACGGGCGCCGCCAGCTTCGCGCAGCTGAATGTGAACGCGGGAAAGGCCTATTTCAGAAGCGGCGTCAACAGCAGTGTGGCTGCTTCGGTATGGAACAGGTTCCTCAGCATTCCCGCTGCGTCCCTGTTTTCCGTAGCAGATGATGGCGCGGACAATATTGTATTCCGGCACAGCGGTAATAACAGCATCAGTTTCAGCACCGGCAACACGGTACGGGCAACCATTACGGAAGCCGGTGAAACAAGGTTGAACCATGCTTTTTCACTCCCCATCGCGGTAGCGGGCACGAGTCCATACACAGCTACCGTTGACGATTATACGATAATAGTGACGCCCTCCGGCGGCACGGGGAATTTCGTGGTAACGCTGCCTGCGGCATCTGCCTGCAAGGGGCGGATATACATGGTGAAGCGCTTTGACGGCGCTTTTGCAAGACCCGTGGAGGTGGGGCCGGCAAGTGGGGACCGGATTGAGAACGGCGTTGCCGATGCTTCCTTTATGCTGGATGACGAAAACCTGCGTTGCTATACATTTCAATCTGATGGTACGGACAGATGGTACGTCATCAATATTCAATAAAAAGAGATCACCTGAAAAAGCTGTTTTCCATATTGCTGATCTTTTTCCTGCCGTTGGCCATATACGCGCAGCAGGGGCTGTATATCGCTCCCGGAACGCGTTTGCAGGTGACCGGGAATGAAGTGGTGAGCATTTTCGGCAATGTGTCCAATAACGGCGCATTCGGGTCATCCAATGTAGCGGTGATCAATTTTTTCGGAAAAACATGGAATAACGGAAATGGATCTACGTTGCCTGACGAAAGTGCGGATGGTTTCAGCGGAAAGGGCGGCTTGTTCCGTTTTTCCGGGGATAACCCTCTGTACGGCAACCTCGGTGCGCAGCAGCTTTTCGGCGGGTACAGCGTGGTGACGCGTACCGGCGCTACCTTCCCGAACTTTGAAGTGAACAACAGGCTGGGTATTCTTTTATCGGACCTCAGCGATGTGAAAGTGCGCAACAATCTCCATTTTACCACGGGGCATATTTTCCTGAACGGCTGGAACCTGGTGGTGGGAGACCGGCATCCGGGCACCATTACCGGTTACAGTGAACAGACCTTTGTGGTGACGGGCACCAATATCGCCGGAGGCTTCCTCTACCGTGAACAGGTGAATGCTGCGGCCGGTAAAGTTGTATTTCCGGTGGGTACCTCACCCTCCGCATATGCGCCGGCGGCCGTCGAATTTGGCGGTGCCGCGGATGACTTCAAGGTCAGGGCATTCGACAGCGTGTATCAGTTTGCCATATCCGGGCCGGCGAACAGACTGGATTTTACCAATAAGACCTGGAACATCGCCAGGGAACAGAATCTTGCAGGTGAGGCGAAAATAACCCTGCAGCATATGGATGCGGAAGAAGGGCCGGATTATGCGGATTACCGCAGTTCCAGCTACCTTTCCCGGTACATCAACAATGCCTGGGACTACCTGGAAACACCCGAGAATTTTCCTTTGCCCGGCAATCTAACGACAACGAATACACTCCGCAATGCCACGATGCATTACCGTGTTTTTGCCGGCATCAACAGCAATGAATATTTCGCAAAATCTTCCGTGGTCTACGGTCCATATGCACCGGCTGTTTTCATTGATTTCAATGCATGGCGCGTTTCCGCTAATTTTGCGCAGCTGGAATGGTACGTCAGCCGGGAGCTGAACAACGATCGCTTTGAAATAGAACGCCGTTTCGACAGGGATACAGGTTTCACGAAGGTGGGGGAACTGCCCAGCCAGGCGCCTGACGGCAACAGCAATATCCGGCTGGATTACCGTTATACCGATGCGAACAATTACGAAGGCTGGACCTATTACCGCATCCGTGCGGTGGCGAAGAACGGCCGGGAAAGTTATTCCAGGGTCAAAGCGGTGCCGCCATTCCTGACGGTGGACGTCTGGCCCAACCCGAACCGCGGCCAGTTCAACGTGCGGGTAAGGGGGGAACAGACGGATATGATCATGCAGGTCGTGAATATGGCAGGCCAGGTGATGAACCAGTATGCCATCCGGGGTGAGGCCAACATTCGTGTGGAAGGCCTTGCCAAAGGCTCCTATCTGCTGGTGTTCTATGACCGGCATTCAAGCCGCCTGATGTACACCCGGAAAGTGATCGTGATCGACCGCGGATAAGCCCGGCGCATTGCCGATTTCTCCTTGATTTTTACCGGAATTACGGCTACTTTTGCAGGAGCAATTGTTAAAACACCTGCATCTCTAAATTCCGGGGCTTGAAAAAGATCATCATTACGATAGACGGGTATTCTTCCTGTGGTAAAAGCACGCTGGCAAGGCAACTGGCGGGCCGGCTGAACTATCTGTACATAGATAGCGGCGCCATGTACCGTGCTATCACCCTTTATTTCATTCAGCAACAGGTAGACTGGAACAAGACGGATGCGGTGAACAATGCATTGAACAATATTCAGCTTGAATTTATATACAACCAGATATCCGGACAGAGCGATATGTTCCTGAACGGTGAAAATGTGGAACAGATGATCCGCGAAATGCTGGTGGCGGAAAAGGTGAGCGAAGTAGCCGCTATCCGTGAAGTGCGGGAGTTTGCCGTAGCCCAGCAGCAGAAAATGGGCGCCGGAAAAGGTATTGTGATGGATGGCAGGGATATCGGGACCGTTGTATTCCCCGATGCGGAACTGAAAATATTTATGACGGCAGATCCTGCAATCCGCGTGGA
This genomic stretch from Chitinophaga sp. XS-30 harbors:
- a CDS encoding DUF3575 domain-containing protein, whose amino-acid sequence is MKRAALSASVALCFCLGASAQEIPPSTEDPATTAAEAPDRSTGLRNQPYFSNIIKTNLSTLALNNYSLTYERLIARKISASLGWRHMPNTHMTQTALTKEVMKYFEEGDSDINEQLDQLKMSGNALTAEVRFYTGRRPGAKGFYAGVYGRYASFTYDYPYDFESELGTTTRVPFKGKSSGIGGGIILGGQFNVHKRVIIDLYIIGGHYGSFSGKVDGLADLSDLSEQDRTDLKDELESLIEIGDRKNITATVREDGVRADVSMPFLGVRGLGFTVGFAF
- a CDS encoding ribonuclease Z, producing the protein MFAVTILGNNSAIPTPDRHPTAQVITYNDQLILVDCGEGTQMQLTRYKVRRSRIRHILISHLHGDHYFGLIGLINSLSLLGRTDPLSVYGPPELEEIIQLQLRSAATVLKFDLQFHALLPERTGLLFSEKDMEVHCFPTRHRIPCYGFSFSMQRRKRRLIPEQARVYDIPAAFFSRLQEGADYQRKDGTLVKNDWVTLPPPKGKRYVYCADSIYDEGLIPHIQGADLVYHEATYLHDLAQRAADRYHSTSVQAATLALKAEAKRLLIGHFSSKYTELEPFLEESLPVFPHTELALEGVSYLV
- a CDS encoding STAS domain-containing protein gives rise to the protein MQFKIDTKEKIVIFRLEETTLDAKMSDELVNAIGNIPGLEEKNLILDLHSLQSADESGLKAIFTVYHRQYERGLSAAIAHLNRTLTTTLSETYPEMQNIVPTESEAIDMVMMEDFERDLDLGSE
- a CDS encoding ATP-dependent Clp protease ATP-binding subunit, with translation MDQNFSPQVKEIISFSREEALRLGNDFIGTEHLLLGIIREGEGTAVKILQALNVDLYELRKEVELAIKDKTGKNIANINSLPLTRQAEKVIRVTVLEAKALKSPTVETEHLMLSILKNKENVCTQILQQFDVDYDTFKNELGFVKSADPKAEFDDPGEEEFEDERKSYASKAKQTNTKSKTPVLDNFGRDITKLAESGSLDPIVGREQEIERVSQILSRRKKNNPILIGEPGVGKTAIVEGLALRIVQRKVSRVLFDKRVVSLDLAALVAGTKYRGQFEERMKAIMNELEKNRDVILFIDEIHTIVGAGGASGSLDASNIFKPALARGELQCIGASTLDEYRMYIEKDGALDRRFQKVMVDPPTVEETIMILNNIKPRYEEYHNVSYADDAIDACVKLSDRYMTDRLLPDKAIDVLDEVGARVHLKNINVPQNILDLEKQIEDIKQEKNKVVKSQRFEEAAALRDTEKKLGEDLEKAKGEWEEEVKHKRYPIDEEAIAEVVSMMTGIPVKRMVQAENEKLRRMGEDLKSAVVGQEEAISKVTKAIQRNRVGLKDPKKPIGTFIFLGPTGVGKTELAKALAKYMFDSEDALIRIDMSEYMEKFSVSRLIGAPPGYVGYEEGGQLTEKVRRKPYSVILLDEIEKAHPDIYNILLQVLDDGILTDGLGRKVDFKNTLIIMTSNIGVRQLKDFGAGVGFTTSARAVNEEDNTKAVIEKALKRTFSPEFLNRIDDVIIFNSLSKEHIYTIIDITMKGVLVRLQNLGFSLELTEEAKGFLAEKGYDQQFGARPLHRAIQKYLEDPLAEEILNMNIHNGDILIADLDKENQKLVFTLKNPSRSKPEKSEA
- a CDS encoding T9SS type A sorting domain-containing protein gives rise to the protein MVRHQYSIKRDHLKKLFSILLIFFLPLAIYAQQGLYIAPGTRLQVTGNEVVSIFGNVSNNGAFGSSNVAVINFFGKTWNNGNGSTLPDESADGFSGKGGLFRFSGDNPLYGNLGAQQLFGGYSVVTRTGATFPNFEVNNRLGILLSDLSDVKVRNNLHFTTGHIFLNGWNLVVGDRHPGTITGYSEQTFVVTGTNIAGGFLYREQVNAAAGKVVFPVGTSPSAYAPAAVEFGGAADDFKVRAFDSVYQFAISGPANRLDFTNKTWNIAREQNLAGEAKITLQHMDAEEGPDYADYRSSSYLSRYINNAWDYLETPENFPLPGNLTTTNTLRNATMHYRVFAGINSNEYFAKSSVVYGPYAPAVFIDFNAWRVSANFAQLEWYVSRELNNDRFEIERRFDRDTGFTKVGELPSQAPDGNSNIRLDYRYTDANNYEGWTYYRIRAVAKNGRESYSRVKAVPPFLTVDVWPNPNRGQFNVRVRGEQTDMIMQVVNMAGQVMNQYAIRGEANIRVEGLAKGSYLLVFYDRHSSRLMYTRKVIVIDRG
- the cmk gene encoding (d)CMP kinase, with the protein product MKKIIITIDGYSSCGKSTLARQLAGRLNYLYIDSGAMYRAITLYFIQQQVDWNKTDAVNNALNNIQLEFIYNQISGQSDMFLNGENVEQMIREMLVAEKVSEVAAIREVREFAVAQQQKMGAGKGIVMDGRDIGTVVFPDAELKIFMTADPAIRVERRFKELYQKNRNITLHEVKENLELRDYIDANREVSPLRKAEDAIVLDNSQLTTEEQLQLVMQWVEDAIMAHSS